The Halalkalibacter krulwichiae genome has a segment encoding these proteins:
- the treR gene encoding trehalose operon repressor translates to MARSKFQVIYEDLAKKIQDGSIKTNELLPSENELADKYETSRETIRKALKQLSEHGFIQKMQGKGSVVLDVSKINFPISGLVSFRELAEKMGKKSKTVVVTLEQKTMTSELQEQFQLKDPHEAWEVKRVREIEKERIILDKDFLLSSVVPGLTTEICERSIYAYIENVLGLAISFAKKEITVEIPTEEDRDLLDLEGYDSIVVVKSHVYLDDTTLFQYTESRHRPDKFRFVDFARR, encoded by the coding sequence ATGGCAAGAAGTAAATTCCAGGTTATATATGAAGATTTAGCGAAAAAAATTCAAGATGGCTCTATTAAAACAAATGAGCTACTTCCCTCTGAAAACGAATTGGCAGACAAATATGAAACATCTAGGGAAACGATTAGAAAGGCATTGAAACAACTATCTGAACATGGATTTATTCAAAAAATGCAAGGGAAAGGTTCGGTTGTTCTCGATGTTTCAAAAATTAATTTCCCAATATCAGGCCTTGTTAGCTTTCGAGAGCTAGCAGAAAAAATGGGGAAAAAATCGAAAACTGTGGTAGTTACGCTTGAACAAAAAACGATGACAAGCGAGTTGCAAGAACAATTCCAATTAAAAGATCCTCATGAAGCATGGGAAGTGAAGCGAGTTCGTGAAATTGAGAAGGAACGAATTATCTTAGATAAAGATTTCTTGTTATCATCAGTTGTTCCAGGGCTAACAACTGAAATTTGTGAACGTTCCATTTATGCTTATATTGAAAATGTATTAGGTTTAGCGATTAGCTTTGCTAAAAAAGAAATTACGGTCGAGATACCAACAGAAGAAGATAGAGATCTTCTTGATTTAGAAGGTTACGATTCAATTGTTGTTGTCAAAAGTCATGTGTATTTAGATGATACGACTTTGTTTCAATATACTGAGTCTAGACATAGACCAGATAAATTTCGCTTTGTTGATTTTGCAAGAAGGTAA
- a CDS encoding glutathione peroxidase → MSVHDFSVLKASGEEVDLSTYKGKVLLIVNTATKCGLAPQFKGLEKLHQAYAEKGLAVLGFPSNQFMNQEPVSNEQMVETCQLNFGVTFPLFAKIDVNGKNADPLYKYMKKAKKGVLSSEIKWNFTKFLIDRDGSVVERYGPNVAPEKIEADIKKLLDS, encoded by the coding sequence ATGAGTGTACATGATTTTTCCGTATTAAAGGCAAGTGGGGAAGAAGTGGATCTTAGTACGTATAAAGGTAAAGTTCTCTTAATCGTAAATACCGCAACTAAATGTGGGTTGGCTCCTCAATTCAAAGGACTTGAAAAGTTGCATCAAGCATATGCAGAAAAAGGCCTAGCGGTGTTGGGGTTTCCTAGTAATCAATTTATGAACCAGGAACCAGTTAGTAATGAACAAATGGTTGAAACTTGTCAACTTAACTTTGGTGTGACCTTTCCTTTGTTTGCTAAGATTGATGTAAATGGGAAAAACGCTGATCCTCTTTATAAATATATGAAGAAGGCCAAAAAAGGCGTTCTGAGTTCTGAGATAAAATGGAACTTCACAAAATTTTTAATTGACCGTGACGGGAGCGTTGTTGAACGTTATGGACCGAATGTTGCTCCAGAAAAAATAGAAGCCGATATAAAAAAATTATTAGACAGCTAA
- a CDS encoding nitric oxide synthase oxygenase, translating to MYLKAKEFIELYYKEVEMDEALLKNRLLEISNEINESGTYTLTYDELAYGARVAWRNSNRCIGRLFWESLHVLDQRAITTEDEVAEALFHHLQYATNNGKVIPTISIFRPDHIRIWNHQLIRYAGYETNKGVIGDPDSIAFTKVCESLGWKGLKTNFDVLPLVIQVGNQQPKWFEIPQTCLLEVRISHPTITDFVNLQLKWYGVPFVSDMKLEIGGIHYCAAPFNGWYMGTEIGARNFADEKRYNVLPDVASVLGLEQTRDSTLWKDRALVELNVAVLHSFKQAGVSIVDHHTAAKQFKQFEKREEDQGRKVTGTWSWLIPPISPAATHIFHKEYQDKVVTPNYFYQKRRY from the coding sequence ATGTATTTAAAGGCGAAAGAGTTTATTGAGCTTTATTATAAAGAGGTAGAAATGGATGAAGCTTTACTGAAAAATCGATTATTGGAGATTTCTAATGAAATTAATGAATCAGGTACTTATACACTTACATATGATGAACTCGCCTACGGAGCGAGAGTAGCTTGGCGAAATAGCAATCGCTGTATTGGACGGTTATTTTGGGAGTCGCTTCATGTTCTTGATCAGCGTGCAATTACAACAGAAGACGAGGTGGCGGAAGCTCTCTTTCATCATTTGCAATATGCAACAAATAATGGAAAGGTGATACCGACTATAAGCATTTTTAGACCAGACCATATTCGGATATGGAATCACCAATTAATTCGATATGCTGGCTATGAAACTAATAAAGGCGTCATTGGTGACCCTGATTCTATTGCTTTTACAAAAGTATGTGAGTCGCTTGGATGGAAAGGATTGAAAACGAATTTTGATGTTCTGCCTCTTGTTATCCAAGTTGGAAATCAACAACCTAAATGGTTTGAGATACCTCAAACATGTTTGCTTGAGGTTCGGATTTCACATCCTACGATTACTGACTTTGTTAATCTTCAATTAAAATGGTATGGGGTTCCGTTTGTTTCAGATATGAAACTTGAAATAGGAGGAATTCATTATTGTGCAGCTCCTTTTAACGGTTGGTATATGGGGACCGAGATTGGTGCTAGAAATTTTGCTGACGAAAAGCGGTACAATGTTCTGCCTGACGTAGCAAGTGTTCTTGGACTCGAACAAACTAGAGATTCTACCTTATGGAAAGATAGGGCTTTAGTTGAGTTAAATGTTGCTGTGCTACACTCATTTAAACAAGCAGGTGTCAGTATCGTTGATCATCATACGGCAGCAAAACAATTTAAGCAATTTGAAAAGCGCGAAGAAGATCAAGGAAGAAAAGTGACGGGAACATGGTCTTGGCTTATTCCCCCGATTTCACCAGCAGCAACCCATATTTTTCATAAAGAGTATCAAGATAAAGTCGTTACTCCAAATTATTTTTATCAAAAACGAAGGTATTAG